From Malassezia restricta chromosome VIII, complete sequence, the proteins below share one genomic window:
- a CDS encoding DNA mismatch repair protein, translating into MHRLPPDTACRVRASARLPTLECVVHELVARAVEAGARRVHVDVDLQAWRVVCMDDGQGDVDAWELRPDAHGLRHTPPMACLPWLSLLEVHGQRRMLVQREHRVLHRGPSKHRDTRVVLHDVFGGVPVRRRYLARRRQRTMHRLRMRLYAWAHARPSVRITGLGLRDAVPAGRSIHASLTFRTRQDEAWTATLDGTVGDARAYHFVALNGTPHGFACRDDVPWSGSWWTPLYGVLRSSFALRLEVHRAQTLPELVLPGWTALWERLCQAPPVPRAQGPRAVPLMTREPTASLVLPASLDRVRAIAQVDNKYVLCLCDASLLCVDQHAVDERIRMERDLTAYVMACLGGEGHSRAIEPCTVPLPAHVVETLRFWGWDAVRGHDDTWHVRAVPAIVPRHADVAQVVTQCATWTAEHADDIRTWLRTAMHAQHGAMSALRYLPPVLRGMLASHACHTALRFEQSLSREQCDQLVAQWRHTTLPFVCAHHRPSAVCVARVPAAGPTPFPVRWHVLSQLA; encoded by the coding sequence ATGCATCGATTGCCGCCCGACACGGCCTGCCGTGTCCGGGCCAGTGCTCGGCTGCCGACGCTCGAGTGTGTGGTGCATGAGCTTGTGGCTCGTGCGGTCGAGGCgggtgcgcggcgcgtgcatgTCGATGTAGACTTGCAGgcgtggcgcgtcgtgtgtATGGATGATGGACAGGGCGATGTGGATGCATGGGAGTTGCGGCCTGATGCGCATGGACTGCGCCATACGCCGCCTATGGCGTGCCTGCCGTGGCTCAGCCTGCTTGAAGTGCATGGGCAGAGGCGTATGCTTGTACAGAGGGAGCATCGCGTCCTGCATCGCGGTCCGTCGAAGCATCGCGATACGCGCGTTGTCTTGCATGACGTGTTCGGCGGTGTGCCCGTCCGGCGGCGGTACCtcgcacgccgacgccagCGTACGATGCATCGACTGCGCATGCGGCTATATGcatgggcgcatgcgcgtcCGTCGGTGCGTATCAcgggcctcggcctccgTGACGCCGTGCCGGCGGGGCGGAGCATACACGCCTCGCTCACGTTTCGGACGAGGCAAGACGAGGCGTGGAccgcgacgctcgacgGCACGGTGGGAGATGCTCGTGCCTATCATTTCGTGGCGCTGAACGGCACGCCGCATGGCTTTGCATGCCGTGATGACGTGCCGTGGAGCGGCTCGTGGTGGACGCCGCTGTATGGCGTACTGCGGTCGTCGtttgcgctgcgcctcgaggtGCACCGCGCGCAGACGCTGCCGGAACTTGTGCTGCCTGGATGGACAGCCTTGTGggagcgcctgtgccaggcgccgcccgtgccgcgcgcgcaaGGACCGCGTGCGGTGCCGCTGATGACGCGCGAGCCCACAGCGTCGCTCGTGTTGCCTGCATCGCTCGatcgcgtgcgtgcgattgCGCAGGTGGACAACAAGTACgtgctgtgcctgtgcgatgcgtcgctgctATGTGTGGATCagcacgccgtcgacgagcgcatccgaATGGAACGCGACCTGACCGCCTATGTCATGGCCTGTCTTGGCGGCGAGGGACACAGCCGCGCGATCGAGCCGTGCACGGTCCCTTTGCccgcgcacgtcgtcgagaCCCTGAGGTTCTGGGGCTGGGACGCGGTGCGTGGCCACGACGACACATGGCACGTGCGCGCTGTGCCGGCCATCGTCCCACGGCACGCTGATGTCGCCCAGGTCGTGACGCAGTGTGCTACATGGACGGCCGAGCATGCGGACGACATACGCACATGgctgcgcacggcgatgcacgcgcagcacggtGCGATGAGTGCGCTGCGGTACCTTCCGCccgtgctgcgcggcatgctcgcGTCGCACGCGTGCCATACGGCGCTCCGCTTCGAGCAGTCCCTGTCACGTGAACAGTGTGATCagctcgtggcgcagtGGCGGCACACGACGCTGCCGTTCGTGTGCGCGCACCATCGCCCGTCGGcggtgtgcgtggcgcgcgtccCCGCCGCTGGACCGACGCCGTTCCCTGTGCGTTGGCACGTGCTCAGCCAGCTGGCGTGA